CGGCAGGTCAATCCCGACCCCCATACCCATCACAAAACGGGCGGCAGCCAGCACATACTCATTTGGCGCAAAGGCGCAGGCCAGCGCAGCAAAGACAAAAAACAGCATATCGGCCATAAATACGCGATAGCGGCCAATTTTATCGGTGAGATAGCCGCCAATCAGCGCACCGACAATCGCGCCAAAAGTGATCGCTGAGGCGACCATACCGGTACCGGCCGGTGTCAGATTAAATTCGCGCGTAATATCTTTAATACCAAACGCCAGCGAGCCGAGATCGTAGGCGTCAAGAAATACGCCACCGAGCGCGATGCCGATGACGATGCGCGCATTGCTGCGTGACTGACTGCTATGGTTAACCAGTTGCGAGACGTCAGCCGCGCTGCGAATCATTTCCGCCTTGCCAGACGGCGCTTCCCCTGCCAGCGCGACGTGCGCCGAAGATGTAATTTCAGACATGATGTTGTGAACACATTATTAGAATGGAACCAGCAGCATACTCAGCCCCGGCCGGGCGTTAAATTCTTTCTGGTTATAAGTTACAACCGTTTGGTGGTTGATAAGGCGAGCGGAAAGCTGTTATCGACGTCAGTTGTGGAGAGAAGCACGTTTTTCCTGCTTTGTGCCCAGCGACCGCAAGATTTGCGCTACGCTGAAAGAGCTTGCTTAAGGGCATGTTTAATCAATGATAAGGATAAAAAAAGATGACTTTCAACGCATTGCGTAGCGGGTTACTGGGATTTGCCGCACTGATGACGCTGGCCGGGACGGCGTCGGCGGCCGATCCGGTGCGTGTCGGTTCAAAAATTGATACTGAAGGCTCATTGCTGGGCAATATCATTCTGCAGGTGCTGGATAAACACGGGGTGAAAACCGTGAATAAAATTCAGCTCGGTAATACGCAGGTGGTGCGCGGCGCCATTACCGCCGGTGAGCTGGATATCTACCCTGAATATACCGGCAACGGCGCGTTTTTCTTTAATGATGAGAAGGATGCGGCGTGGAAAAATGCCAAAGCCGGGTTTGAGAAGGTGAAAACCCTCGACCAGCAGAAAAATCAGCTGACGTGGTTAACCCCGGCGCCAGCCAATAACACCTGGACCATCGCGGTACGCAGCGATGTGGCACAGAAGAATCAGCTGCACTCGCTTGACGATCTCAGCCGTTATCTGAAGTCGGGTGGTGAGTTCAAACTGGCGGCGTCGGCGGAGTTTATTGAACGTGCTGATGCGCTGCCGGCGTTTCAGAAAGCCTACGGCTTCCAGCTAAAGCAGGATCAGCTGCTGTCGCTGGCCGGTGGTGATACCGCGGTAACAATTAAAGCTGCCGCGCAGCAAACCTCCGGCGTCAATGCCGCGATGGCTTATGGCACCGATGGTCCGGTGGCGGCGCTGGGCCTGCAAACCCTGAGCGATCCGAAAGGCGTACAGCCAATCTATGCGCCTGCTCCGGTGGTGCGCGCCGCGGTGCTGAAGCAGTATCCGGATATCGCAAAATGGTTGCAGCCGGTATTTAGCTCACTGGATGAAAAAACGCTGCAACAGCTGAATGCCAAAATCGCGGTGGAAGGGCAGGACGCGAAAAGCGTGGCGGCCGACTATCTGAAACAGAAAAAACTGCTGTAAGTCGCCGTGCAGACGCGATTATCGCGGCGTCTGCACGTCCGTAATCTGCGCCAGGTGGATGCCGATCCGCTGGCTGAACGGAGTCATTTTGCGAATCACACTGTATAACCGCGTGTTGCTGGTTTTGATGCTGCTGATGCTGATTGCCATCAGTACGCTGCCTTTCCTGACTTATGCTGCTAATCGTCTGGTCTCTGGTCAGCCGCTAATGCTGTGGTCGCTGCTGGACGGCGTCAATGGCTTGCTGCTGTTGCCGGTGCTGTTGCTGTTTCTGCTGGCCTGGCGTCCGGTGACGCGTGGCAATCTGACGCTGGTGGTGATCCTCAGTGAAATCCTGCTTACTCTGCTGGTGGCGTTTAGTGGCCACCAGGCGACAACGCTGGCGCAGCAGGGCAGTCCGCTGGCGCGCACCGCCTTCGGCAGCGGTCTGTGGCTGGCGGCGGCGCTGTGCCTGTTGATCGCCGCAGATGCGCTGACGCGCGCCACGCACAGCGCCTTCTGGCGGCTGTTGCTCAATGCTCAGATGTGGCTGCCGGTGATTGCGCTGCTGCTGCTGGGTCAGCTCGATCAGCTGGCGCTGTTAAAAGAGTACGTTAACCGCCATGAAGTGTTTGATCAGGCGCTGTCACGTCATCTGTTGCTGCTGGTCAGTACTCTGCTGCCGACACTGTTGCTGGGACTGCCACTGGGCCTGCTCTGTTACCGCCAGCCGCGCTGGCAGTCATCAGTGTTTGCGCTGCTGAATATTATTCAGACCGTGCCATCGGTGGCGCTGTTTGGCCTGCTGATTGCGCCACTGGCGGGACTCGCCAGGAGCTTTCCGCTACTGGCGGGTCTTGGCATCAGCGGCATCGGTATGGCGCCAGCGCTGATTGCTTTGGTGCTGTATGCGTTGTTGCCGCTGGTGCGCAGCGTGGTTGCCGGATTGCAGCAGGTGCCTGCCGGGGTGATTGAGACGGCCAGAGGCATGGGCATGACGCGGATGCAGGTATTCTGGCATGCGGAAGCGCCACTGGCGTTGCCGGTGATGCTGAGTGGTCTGCGGGTGGTGGCGGTGCAAACCGTCGGCATGGCGGTGATAGCCGCGCTGATCGGTGCCGGTGGATTTGGCGCAATTATCTTTCAGGGCTTACTGAGTAGTGCGCTGGAGCTGGTGCTGCTCGGGGTGATCCCGGTGATTGCCATGGCGGTGGTGGTCGATGCGCTGTTTAAATTTGTGATTTC
This is a stretch of genomic DNA from Winslowiella toletana. It encodes these proteins:
- a CDS encoding ABC transporter permease, with translation MRITLYNRVLLVLMLLMLIAISTLPFLTYAANRLVSGQPLMLWSLLDGVNGLLLLPVLLLFLLAWRPVTRGNLTLVVILSEILLTLLVAFSGHQATTLAQQGSPLARTAFGSGLWLAAALCLLIAADALTRATHSAFWRLLLNAQMWLPVIALLLLGQLDQLALLKEYVNRHEVFDQALSRHLLLLVSTLLPTLLLGLPLGLLCYRQPRWQSSVFALLNIIQTVPSVALFGLLIAPLAGLARSFPLLAGLGISGIGMAPALIALVLYALLPLVRSVVAGLQQVPAGVIETARGMGMTRMQVFWHAEAPLALPVMLSGLRVVAVQTVGMAVIAALIGAGGFGAIIFQGLLSSALELVLLGVIPVIAMAVVVDALFKFVISLLEAERR
- the osmF gene encoding glycine betaine ABC transporter substrate-binding protein OsmF, producing MTFNALRSGLLGFAALMTLAGTASAADPVRVGSKIDTEGSLLGNIILQVLDKHGVKTVNKIQLGNTQVVRGAITAGELDIYPEYTGNGAFFFNDEKDAAWKNAKAGFEKVKTLDQQKNQLTWLTPAPANNTWTIAVRSDVAQKNQLHSLDDLSRYLKSGGEFKLAASAEFIERADALPAFQKAYGFQLKQDQLLSLAGGDTAVTIKAAAQQTSGVNAAMAYGTDGPVAALGLQTLSDPKGVQPIYAPAPVVRAAVLKQYPDIAKWLQPVFSSLDEKTLQQLNAKIAVEGQDAKSVAADYLKQKKLL